Sequence from the Syntrophaceae bacterium genome:
CGGGTTCAGCTTGTCCGACCAGGAGCGGTGGGCGTCGTCGGCGGAGAGGCTCATGACCAGGTCCGGCGTCCCCGGGGGATCGCCGGCGCCGAACTCGAGCTTGCCGCCGCGGGCGTCCACCCAGACGGCGCAGCCGGGGCCGCTCTCCGTGTAATCGTACAGGATGAGCTGGTTCACCTTCTTCATCCCTTCGGAGAGTTCGGGGTCCTTGGCCACCTCTTCGTGGAGCTTCAGAATCGCCGTGACGGCCTCCTGCGGATCCTTCCAGAATTCCATGTGCGTTCTCCTTTCTAACGGGCTTTCAGGTAAAGGTTGATGATGTCTTCCTCTTCCACGTACCGCGGGTTGTAGCTGATCTGTCCGTCGCCGGACGCCAGGTCCACCAGGGGCTGCAGGCCCTCCCGTTCGCCGGGGACGCCGAAGTCCTTCAGGGTCTGGGTGAGGCCCACTTCCTTCAGGAGGGCCTTCACGGCCTGGACGGCGAGGCGTCCCGCCTCGATCGGTTCCTTCCCGTCCACGGGGATTCCCATGGCGTCGGCGACCATCATGAACCGGTCGGGCCGCTCCTCCAGGTTGAACGCCATGACATGGGGCAGCATGATGGCGTTGGCCAGCCCGTGGGGGATGCCGTGGAGGGCTCCCAGGGTGTGGGCCAGGGCGTGGACGGCCCCGGTCATGGCATTGACAAAGCACATCCCGGCGATGGTGCTGGCCAGGAGCATGTTCCCCCGGGCGTCGACGTTGTCCGGCTCGCGGACCGCCACGGGGAGGTAGCGGCAGATCATGCGGATCGCGTGGAAGCCCAGGGCGTCCGCGATGGGCTCGGCGTTGTTGGACGTCACCCCCTCGATGGCGTGGGTCAGGGCGTCCATGCCCGTGAAGGCGGTGATCTTCGCCGGCAGCTTCAGCGTCAGCTCGGGATCGAGCATGGCGATGTCGGAGTTGCAGAAGGGGTGGGTGACCTGCAGCTTCGCATGGGCTTCCGTGTCGAGGACCACCATGGCGTTGGTGATCTCGCAGCCCGTCCCCGCCGTCGTCGGAAAGGCGATGTGGGGCGGAAGGGGTTTCGCCCCATCCCACAGGGCCGCCTGGGCGGCCAGGGGGGCGAAATCGTCCAGGCCGTCGCCGATCAGGATGTTGATTGCCTTGGCCGTATCCATGACGCTCCCGCCGCCGACGGCGATCAGGCAGTCGGCGCCCTTTTCGCGGTAGAACCGGGCTCCCTCGTTGATCAGGTCGATCCGGGCATCTTGAAGGATCCCGTCGAAGACCCCCGCCAGTGCGAGGTCCGACTTCTCCACCGCCTCGACGACCATCCCGGCCACCCCGGCGTCCACCAGGCCCTTGTCGGTGAAGATCACCGCCCGGGTCCCGCCGAGTTGGGCCATTTCGTAGCCCACCTCGCTCCGCAGGCCCGGGGAGTACATGATCCGGGAGCGGTTCACCCAACTGAAAAACGGCTCAAACGATAGTTCCGGATACTTCATGATTTCCTCCTTGTATAGGAGATTGAGGTTTCGTTGCCTGTTGCCGCCGAAACGTCCCTGCCGCGCTCCGCGTTACCGGAGGATCTGCCCGGCGATGATGGTCCGCTGGATCTGGTTCGTCCCCTCGTAGATCTGGGTGATCTTTGCGTCCCGCATCATTCGTTCTACAGGATATTCCCGGACATAGCCATACCCGCCGAAGACCTGCACGGCATCGGTGGTTACCTTCATCGCCACGTCCGAGGCGTACCACTTCGCCATGGAGGCGATCTTCGGCAGGTCCGCCGCCTCCGGCTC
This genomic interval carries:
- a CDS encoding iron-containing alcohol dehydrogenase, giving the protein MKYPELSFEPFFSWVNRSRIMYSPGLRSEVGYEMAQLGGTRAVIFTDKGLVDAGVAGMVVEAVEKSDLALAGVFDGILQDARIDLINEGARFYREKGADCLIAVGGGSVMDTAKAINILIGDGLDDFAPLAAQAALWDGAKPLPPHIAFPTTAGTGCEITNAMVVLDTEAHAKLQVTHPFCNSDIAMLDPELTLKLPAKITAFTGMDALTHAIEGVTSNNAEPIADALGFHAIRMICRYLPVAVREPDNVDARGNMLLASTIAGMCFVNAMTGAVHALAHTLGALHGIPHGLANAIMLPHVMAFNLEERPDRFMMVADAMGIPVDGKEPIEAGRLAVQAVKALLKEVGLTQTLKDFGVPGEREGLQPLVDLASGDGQISYNPRYVEEEDIINLYLKAR
- a CDS encoding acyl-CoA dehydrogenase, with protein sequence KERVQFGKPLSSFQGMQWMLAEMALSVETARSIVYRAASMIDSEPEAADLPKIASMAKWYASDVAMKVTTDAVQVFGGYGYVREYPVERMMRDAKITQIYEGTNQIQRTIIAGQILR